From Cygnus atratus isolate AKBS03 ecotype Queensland, Australia chromosome 1, CAtr_DNAZoo_HiC_assembly, whole genome shotgun sequence, the proteins below share one genomic window:
- the SEC61A2 gene encoding protein transport protein Sec61 subunit alpha, whose amino-acid sequence MGIKFLEVIKPFCAVLPEIQKPERKIQFREKVLWTAITLFIFLVCCQIPLFGIMSSDSADPFYWMRVILASNRGTLMELGISPIVTSGLIMQLLAGAKIIEVGDTPKDRALFNGAQKLFGMIITIGQAIVYVMTGMYGDPAEMGAGICLLIIIQLFVAGLIVLLLDELLQKGYGLGSGISLFIATNICETIVWKAFSPTTINTGRGTEFEGAVIALFHLLATRTDKVRALREAFYRQNLPNLMNLIATVFVFAVVIYFQGFRVDLPIKSARYRGQYSSYPIKLFYTSNIPIILQSALVSNLYVISQMLSVRFSGNFLVNLLGQWADVSGGGPARSYPVGGLCYYLSPPESMGAIFEDPVHVIVYIIFMLGSCAFFSKTWIEVSGSSAKDVAKQLKEQQMVMRGHRDTSMVHELNRYIPTAAAFGGLCIGALSVLADFLGAIGSGTGILLAVTIIYQYFEIFVKEQAEVGGVGALFF is encoded by the exons atgggCA TTAAATTCTTGGAAGTTATTAAGCCATTCTGTGCAGTTTTACCTGAAATCCAGAAGCCGGAAAGAAAG ATCCAGTTCAGAGAGAAGGTGCTATGGACAGCTATTacactcttcattttcttagtATGCTGCCAG ATACCTTTGTTTGGAATCATGTCATCAGATTCTGCAGATCCTTTCTATTGGATGCGAGTCATTCTTGCGTCAAACAGGG GTACGTTGATGGAATTGGGTATCTCCCCCATCGTGACATCTGGTTTGATCATGCAGCTGTTAGCTGGAGCAAAGATCATCGAAGTTGGTGATACGCCAAAAGACAGAGCCTTGTTCAATGGGGCTCAGAAAT TATTTGGGATGATTATTACCATCGGGCAAGCCATTGTCTATGTTATGACTGGGATGTATGGAGATCCTGCTGAAATGGGTGCTGGGATTTGTCTTCTTATTATAATTCAG CTGTTTGTTGCTGGCTTGATTGTGCTGCTGTTAGACGAGTTGCTACAGAAAGGTTACGGGTTGGGGTCCGGTATTTCCCTATTTATTGCTACCAATATCTGTGAAACCATTGTCTGGAAGGCTTTTAGTCCCACTACCATCAACACCGGCAGAG gAACAGAGTTTGAGGGTGCTGTGATTGCCTTGTTTCATCTTCTGGCTACGCGAACCGACAAAGTCCGTGCTTTGCGGGAGGCTTTTTACCGACAGAATTTGCCCAATCTCATGAATCTGATTGCTACAGTATTTGTGTTTGCTGTTGTCATATATTTTCAg GGATTTCGTGTTGATTTACCGATCAAGTCTGCACGGTATCGCGGACAGTACAGCAGCTATCCTATCAAGCTCTTTTATACCTCCAACATTCCCATCATTCTGCAGTCTGCCTTAGTGTCGAACCTCTATGTTATTTCCCAGATGTTGTCTGTTCGTTTTAGTGGCAACTTCTTGGTGAACTTATTAGGACAGTGGGCA GATGTCAGTGGTGGTGGCCCTGCTCGTTCTTACCCTGTTGGTGGCCTGTGCTACTACTTGTCCCCTCCAGAATCCATGGGTGCAATATTTGAGGATCCCGTCCATGTCATagtttatataatttttatgttgGGATCCTGTGCGTTCTTCTCGAAGACTTGGATTGAGGTGTCTGGTTCCTCAGCGAAAGAC GTTGCCAAGCAACTCAAAGAACAGCAAATGGTGATGAGAGGCCACAGGGACACTTCAATGGTTCACGAGCTTAACAG GTACATCCCGACAGCAGCTGCATTTGGTGGGTTGTGCATCGGCGCCCTTTCGGTTTTAGCTGACTTCCTAGGAGCCATTGGGTCGGGCACTGGCATTCTGCTTGCAGTCACCATTATTTatcagtattttgaaatatttgtaaaagagCAAGCAGAAGTTGGAGGAGTAGGCGCGTTATTTTTCTAG
- the NUDT5 gene encoding ADP-sugar pyrophosphatase isoform X1, which translates to MDQLCFCLCLTFEREGKSLTFLKMATETSAEVPKTARQFVLKEEVIVERKWLKLEETTYTDPNGKTRTWETVKRAGRKKGVSADGVAVIAVLQRTLHYDCVVLVKQFRPPINGYCLEFPAGLIEENETAESAALRELEEETGYKGEVVECTPALCLDPGLSNSTTHIVSVTINGDEAENTRPKQKLGEFSTIYIEILRR; encoded by the exons ATGGATCAACTTTGTTTCTGCCTGTGCCTGACCTTTGAACGG GAGGGGAAAAGCCTGACATTCCTGAAAATGGCAACTGAGACATCCGCAGAAGTTCCGAAAACTGCTAGGCAATTCGTCCTTAAAGAAGAG gtaattgtagaaagaaaatggttgAAGCTTGAGGAAACAACTTATACTGATCCCAATGGTAAAACcag AACTTGGGAAACCGTAAAGCGTGCTGGCAGGAAAAAGGGAGTTTCAGCCGATG GTGTAGCAGTGATAGCTGTACTACAGAGAACTCTCCACTACGACTGCGTTGTCCTAGTGAAACAGTTCAGGCCTCCAATTAACGGCTACTGCTTAGAATTTCCTGCAG GCCTCATTGAGGAAAACGAGACTGCAGAAAGTGCTGCATTGCGAGAGTTGGAGGAAGAAACGGGGTACAAGGGGGAAGTCGTTGAATGTACTCCAg ctctctgcttgGACCCAGGTTTGTCAAACAGCACAACGCACATTGTGAGCGTCACCATTAATGGAGATGAGGCTGAGAATACAAGACCTAAGCAAAAACTTGGTGAGTTTTCTACCATTTATATAGAAATTCTTAGAAGATAA
- the NUDT5 gene encoding ADP-sugar pyrophosphatase isoform X2 has protein sequence MATETSAEVPKTARQFVLKEEVIVERKWLKLEETTYTDPNGKTRTWETVKRAGRKKGVSADGVAVIAVLQRTLHYDCVVLVKQFRPPINGYCLEFPAGLIEENETAESAALRELEEETGYKGEVVECTPALCLDPGLSNSTTHIVSVTINGDEAENTRPKQKLGEFSTIYIEILRR, from the exons ATGGCAACTGAGACATCCGCAGAAGTTCCGAAAACTGCTAGGCAATTCGTCCTTAAAGAAGAG gtaattgtagaaagaaaatggttgAAGCTTGAGGAAACAACTTATACTGATCCCAATGGTAAAACcag AACTTGGGAAACCGTAAAGCGTGCTGGCAGGAAAAAGGGAGTTTCAGCCGATG GTGTAGCAGTGATAGCTGTACTACAGAGAACTCTCCACTACGACTGCGTTGTCCTAGTGAAACAGTTCAGGCCTCCAATTAACGGCTACTGCTTAGAATTTCCTGCAG GCCTCATTGAGGAAAACGAGACTGCAGAAAGTGCTGCATTGCGAGAGTTGGAGGAAGAAACGGGGTACAAGGGGGAAGTCGTTGAATGTACTCCAg ctctctgcttgGACCCAGGTTTGTCAAACAGCACAACGCACATTGTGAGCGTCACCATTAATGGAGATGAGGCTGAGAATACAAGACCTAAGCAAAAACTTGGTGAGTTTTCTACCATTTATATAGAAATTCTTAGAAGATAA